The following are from one region of the Gemmatimonadota bacterium genome:
- a CDS encoding thioredoxin domain-containing protein — protein MNTAHDNEQQEEQQGERQAGQQHEQQANRLVLETSPYLRQHAHNPVDWYPWGEEALEKSRSEDKPLMLSIGYSACHWCHVMAHESFENDETAEIMNRLFVNVKVDREERPDLDEIYMNAVTAMTGSGGWPMTVFLTPDLKPFYGGTYFPPDDRYGRPGFPRILQAVAQFYRERRSDAEEQGEKLKSRLVELAGFTSSNETLDPGLLDKAYTGIAASYDATNGGFGTQPKFPPSMTLSFLLREHLRSGRQSALDMAVHSLSKMGNGGIYDHLAGGFHRYSVDAKWLIPHFEKMLYDNALLLRTYTEAFQATGEPLFRKVVSETASYVIREMLQPGGGFYATQDADSEGEEGRFFVWTPEEIKAVLGDEKGRLFARYYGVEEGGNFEHGTSVLHVDVELEPLAAHLQVAPDELRAIVSEGRRTLFDHREKRVHPGRDEKIMTDWNGLMTGSLARASRVFGEPAWLDAAAGSMGFVLEALHEDGRLMHTFKDGRARFNGYLDDYAFTVSALLDLYEATFDPAWFAHAEALMDTTIERFWDPEDGGFYFTSDDHETLIVRSKNPYDNAIPSGNAVSVQNLLRLAAFTGRNEYRDRAGQTLSLFTDYMGAAPGGFGQLLCGLSWYLDRPVEIALIGAREDDATRAMLDLIDGTFLPNKVVAFHDPSEDDGRAGELIPLLEGRPQIDGATTAYVCEQFVCQQPVTTVEGLAELLSVNPQ, from the coding sequence TTGAACACAGCGCACGACAACGAACAGCAGGAAGAACAGCAAGGCGAGCGGCAGGCCGGACAGCAGCACGAGCAGCAGGCCAACCGCCTGGTCCTCGAGACCAGCCCCTACCTCAGGCAGCACGCCCACAATCCCGTGGACTGGTATCCCTGGGGCGAAGAGGCCCTGGAAAAATCCCGGTCGGAGGACAAGCCCCTGATGCTGTCCATCGGATACTCCGCGTGCCACTGGTGCCACGTCATGGCCCACGAATCCTTCGAGAACGATGAAACGGCGGAGATCATGAACCGGCTCTTTGTCAACGTCAAGGTGGACCGGGAGGAAAGGCCCGACCTTGACGAGATCTACATGAACGCCGTCACCGCCATGACGGGCAGCGGCGGCTGGCCGATGACCGTCTTCCTCACGCCCGACCTGAAACCCTTCTACGGGGGCACCTACTTCCCCCCTGACGACCGGTACGGCCGGCCCGGGTTTCCCCGCATCCTGCAGGCCGTGGCCCAATTCTACCGGGAGCGCCGCTCCGACGCCGAGGAACAGGGCGAAAAGCTGAAATCGCGCCTCGTCGAGTTGGCCGGGTTCACCTCGAGCAACGAGACCCTGGATCCGGGGCTGCTCGACAAGGCCTATACCGGGATCGCCGCATCCTATGACGCCACCAACGGCGGTTTCGGTACGCAGCCCAAGTTCCCACCGTCCATGACGCTGTCCTTCCTGCTGCGCGAGCACTTGAGGTCCGGGCGGCAATCGGCCCTCGACATGGCCGTCCATTCCCTGTCGAAAATGGGCAACGGCGGCATCTACGACCACCTGGCCGGCGGATTCCACCGCTATTCCGTCGACGCGAAATGGCTGATCCCCCACTTCGAGAAGATGCTCTACGACAACGCGCTGCTCCTGCGGACCTATACCGAGGCCTTCCAGGCCACCGGAGAACCCCTGTTCCGCAAAGTCGTCTCGGAGACGGCGTCCTACGTGATCCGCGAGATGCTGCAGCCCGGTGGCGGCTTCTACGCGACGCAGGACGCGGACAGCGAGGGCGAGGAAGGCCGGTTCTTCGTGTGGACGCCGGAGGAGATCAAGGCGGTCCTGGGGGATGAGAAAGGCCGCCTGTTCGCCCGGTACTACGGCGTGGAAGAAGGAGGTAACTTCGAGCACGGGACCAGCGTCCTGCACGTGGACGTCGAACTGGAGCCGCTGGCCGCCCACCTGCAAGTAGCGCCGGACGAACTGCGGGCGATCGTGTCGGAAGGACGCCGGACCCTATTCGATCATCGCGAGAAACGCGTGCACCCCGGACGGGACGAGAAGATCATGACGGACTGGAACGGACTGATGACCGGCAGCCTGGCCCGCGCGAGCCGCGTCTTCGGCGAACCGGCCTGGCTCGACGCGGCGGCGGGTTCGATGGGGTTCGTTTTGGAGGCGCTGCACGAAGACGGCCGGCTCATGCATACGTTCAAGGACGGCCGCGCGCGGTTCAACGGCTACCTGGACGACTACGCCTTCACGGTCTCCGCGCTCCTCGACCTTTACGAGGCGACCTTCGACCCGGCCTGGTTCGCCCATGCCGAAGCGCTCATGGATACGACGATCGAACGGTTCTGGGATCCTGAGGACGGTGGGTTCTACTTCACCAGCGACGACCACGAGACGCTCATCGTCCGGTCCAAGAACCCCTACGACAACGCCATCCCCTCGGGCAACGCGGTGAGCGTGCAGAACCTGCTCCGGCTGGCCGCATTCACCGGTAGAAACGAGTACCGGGACCGGGCCGGGCAGACCCTGTCGCTCTTCACGGATTACATGGGCGCGGCGCCCGGCGGCTTCGGCCAGTTGCTGTGTGGACTCTCCTGGTATCTCGACCGGCCCGTGGAGATCGCCCTGATCGGCGCCAGGGAAGACGACGCCACGCGGGCCATGCTGGACCTGATCGACGGCACGTTCCTGCCGAACAAGGTCGTGGCCTTTCACGATCCGTCCGAGGACGACGGCCGTGCCGGGGAGCTTATCCCGCTCCTCGAAGGCCGGCCGCAGATCGACGGCGCGACCACGGCCTACGTCTGCGAGCAGTTCGTGTGCCAGCAGCCTGTTACTACCGTGGAGGGGCTGGCCGAACTGCTATCAGTCAATCCCCAGTAG
- a CDS encoding tyrosine-type recombinase/integrase, with product MQQNISLQHTLENRADRSSVDVARLLEASIAPNTAKAYGDALRKLFEYLDGQPLTDTTLAGYLAHLYTRGLAPASVTVVVQAVRFWEKLDRRPSSVGPLTSRTLAGIRREGRNRGRGQVTGLTRETVKIMVQNAVATDTLAGLRDAALFRVMSDALLRIGEAVAIDCEHITTEFDGSGRPLLLQSKTDQEGKGASLFLTARTVDAIEELQQKAGYTEGPLFRRMLKGDRMSDTRLTVDGARLAIKAAAELVGIKGVSGHSLRIGTAQELAQRGATLVELQTAGRWTDSQMPAHYTREQAAGKGAVARLLGID from the coding sequence ATGCAACAAAACATCTCCTTACAACATACCCTCGAAAACAGGGCCGATCGATCGTCCGTCGATGTCGCGCGACTACTGGAAGCCAGCATCGCGCCAAACACGGCGAAGGCGTACGGCGACGCTTTGCGCAAGTTGTTCGAATACCTGGATGGGCAGCCATTGACCGACACTACGCTGGCCGGCTACCTGGCGCACCTGTATACCCGGGGGCTTGCGCCGGCCTCCGTTACAGTCGTGGTGCAGGCCGTTCGTTTCTGGGAAAAGCTGGATCGACGCCCGTCAAGCGTCGGGCCGCTGACGAGCCGGACGCTGGCCGGTATCCGCCGCGAAGGTCGAAACCGGGGCCGTGGCCAGGTAACGGGATTGACCCGTGAGACGGTCAAGATCATGGTACAGAATGCCGTCGCCACCGACACCCTGGCCGGACTGCGTGACGCCGCGCTGTTTCGTGTAATGAGCGATGCCCTGTTGAGGATCGGAGAAGCCGTCGCCATCGACTGCGAACACATCACCACCGAGTTCGACGGGAGCGGGCGGCCCCTGTTGCTTCAAAGCAAGACCGACCAGGAGGGGAAGGGCGCCAGCCTCTTTCTGACCGCCCGGACCGTCGACGCGATCGAGGAGTTGCAGCAGAAAGCCGGCTATACGGAAGGGCCACTTTTTCGCCGGATGTTGAAGGGCGACCGGATGAGCGATACCCGGCTGACGGTGGACGGCGCCCGGCTGGCCATCAAGGCCGCTGCGGAACTGGTCGGCATCAAGGGCGTGAGTGGGCACAGCCTTCGCATCGGAACCGCCCAGGAACTCGCGCAGCGCGGCGCTACCCTGGTGGAACTGCAGACCGCCGGACGCTGGACCGACAGCCAGATGCCCGCGCACTACACCCGCGAGCAAGCCGCCGGCAAGGGCGCCGTAGCCCGGCTACTGGGGATTGACTGA